One Halostagnicola kamekurae DNA segment encodes these proteins:
- a CDS encoding DUF7089 family protein → MFEERDLSSPVRAARAEYAPTTLVFDCEQDFETLPPAQAEELGLVVESLDPATYPQSWLPDDAPELLSRYVGSDFTIGMPGDGSVVWTRQTDPPVVLVKPRVEGSPDEFIDFLLAEAFVELSLDVPEHFIGFFEAQYADLSSVTPRGPNSTYQIAAALFDAWTGLQTRAEFADWHADHPELASAWQDAGSSLEERVGELPRAVARGETDFADATELACAAIKHAIELPAPFGALDTQAYRDHGPEYGIQWAKKTFDALEDES, encoded by the coding sequence ATGTTCGAGGAGCGTGACCTGTCGAGTCCGGTGCGAGCCGCTCGAGCGGAGTACGCACCGACGACTCTGGTTTTCGACTGCGAACAGGATTTCGAGACGCTCCCGCCGGCACAGGCTGAAGAACTCGGACTCGTCGTCGAGTCGCTCGACCCGGCGACGTATCCGCAGTCGTGGCTTCCCGACGATGCGCCCGAACTGCTCTCTCGGTACGTCGGGTCCGACTTTACGATCGGCATGCCGGGCGATGGAAGCGTCGTCTGGACGCGACAGACCGATCCCCCGGTCGTTCTCGTCAAACCTCGAGTCGAGGGCTCTCCGGACGAATTCATCGACTTCTTGCTCGCTGAGGCGTTCGTCGAGCTCTCACTCGACGTTCCGGAACACTTCATCGGGTTCTTCGAAGCACAGTACGCCGACCTCTCGAGCGTGACCCCGCGTGGACCGAACTCGACCTATCAGATCGCGGCGGCGTTGTTCGACGCCTGGACGGGTCTCCAGACGCGAGCGGAGTTCGCCGACTGGCACGCGGACCATCCCGAACTCGCCAGCGCGTGGCAGGACGCGGGCTCGAGTCTCGAAGAACGCGTCGGCGAACTTCCGCGTGCGGTCGCTCGCGGGGAGACGGACTTCGCCGATGCGACGGAGCTAGCGTGTGCCGCGATCAAACACGCGATCGAGTTACCGGCGCCGTTCGGCGCGCTCGATACGCAGGCCTACCGAGATCACGGCCCCGAGTACGGGATCCAGTGGGCCAAAAAGACCTTCGACGCGCTCGAGGACGAGTCGTAA
- a CDS encoding DUF7090 family protein: protein MEYTLDIDETPPTVPGGTGVLLLHPSTGETDRIDTDFFKTDTDKFLVVSTRTTAREVRQKLEYYDVDEESAEILDTLSIERGHSRRSSDTVHYVSAPDDIDGILEHIEGFLDAHEGKLRVSIDSVTELAYYADDEAALDAVDSILELLAEYDAIGLFHLSEEVHDDEIVDAFRDRFDGVIDLDADGTVAAEF, encoded by the coding sequence ATGGAGTATACTCTCGACATCGATGAGACACCGCCGACGGTCCCGGGCGGTACCGGCGTACTACTTCTTCATCCGAGCACGGGCGAAACCGACCGAATCGATACCGATTTTTTCAAGACGGACACCGACAAGTTTCTGGTCGTCTCGACTCGAACGACCGCCCGCGAGGTCCGACAGAAACTCGAGTACTACGACGTCGACGAGGAATCCGCGGAGATACTCGACACGCTGAGTATCGAACGAGGGCACTCCCGCCGCTCGAGCGATACGGTCCACTACGTCAGCGCACCGGACGACATCGACGGCATCCTCGAGCACATCGAAGGCTTCCTCGACGCACACGAGGGGAAACTCCGCGTCAGCATCGACTCGGTCACGGAACTCGCCTACTACGCCGACGACGAGGCGGCGCTCGATGCCGTCGATTCGATTCTCGAACTGCTCGCGGAGTACGACGCGATCGGGCTCTTTCACCTCTCCGAGGAGGTCCACGACGACGAAATCGTCGACGCGTTTCGCGACCGCTTCGACGGCGTGATCGACCTCGACGCGGACGGAACCGTCGCTGCGGAGTTCTAA